The proteins below come from a single Rosa rugosa chromosome 2, drRosRugo1.1, whole genome shotgun sequence genomic window:
- the LOC133728725 gene encoding succinate-semialdehyde dehydrogenase, mitochondrial gives MAARMLAARPFKLVSHLPSMHASTPLFARQISMDAKGFASRLVDAGLLRSQALIGGKWSDAYDGNTIKVHNPATGDVITTVPCMGQNETNDAISAASEAFSSWSKVTNVERSKCLRKWYDLLISHKEELGQLITLEQGKPLQEAMGEVTYGAGFIEFFAEEAKRVYGDIIPSPLADRRMLVLKQPVGVVGAITPWNFPLAMITRKVGPALACGCTVVIKPSELTPLTALAAAELALQAGIPPGVMNVVMGNASAIGDTLLASPQVRKITFTGSTAVGKKLMAGAAGTVKKVSLELGGNAPCIVFDDADLDVAVKGTLGAKFRNTGQTCVCANRIMVQEGIYEKFVDAFTKAVQKLQVGHGFSEGVAQGPLINEAAVQKVESFVKDATSKGAKVVLGAKRHSLGMTFYEPTVLRDVKSDMIIARDEVFGPVAPVLRFKTEDEALRMANDTDAGLAAYIFTNNVQRSWRVAEALEYGLVGVNEGLISTEVAPFGGVKQSGLGREGSKYGMDEYLEVKYVCLGNMSSK, from the exons ATGGCGGCACGCATGCTGGCAGCTCGACCCTTCAAGCTCGTCTCACATTTGCCTTCCATGCACGCCTCGACTCCTCTCTTTGCTCGCCAG ATTAGCATGGACGCAAAAGGCTTTGCTTCTCGGCTTGTTGATGCTGGTCTATTACGTAGTCAGGCCCTTATTGGAGGGAAATGGTCTGATGCATATGACGGGAACACTATAAAG GTTCACAACCCAGCAACTGGTGATGTCATAACAACCGTCCCATGCATGGGTCAAAATGAGACAAATGATGCAATATCCGCAGCCTCCGAGGCATTCAGTT CCTGGAGCAAGGTCACTAATGTGGAAAGGAGCAAATGTTTAAGGAAATG GTACGATCTACTAATTTCCCACAAAGAAGAACTTGGACAACTCATTACCCTGGAGCAAGGGAAACCTTTACAAGAAGCTATGGGTGAG GTGACCTATGGAGCTGGCTTTATTGAGTTCTTTGCTGAAGAGGCAAAACGTGTATATGGTGATATAATTCCATCGCCTCTGGCCGATCGACGGATGCTTGTTTTAAAGCAG CCTGTAGGTGTTGTTGGTGCAATCACTCCCTGGAACTTCCCATTGGCTATGATTACCCGCAAG GTTGGTCCTGCTCTTGCATGTGGCTGTACAGTGGTCATTAAACCCTCTGAACTTACACCCCTCACAGCCTTAGCAGCAGCTGAGCTTGCCCTGCAAGCTGGAATACCGCCG GGTGTGATGAATGTGGTAATGGGAAATGCTTCTGCAATTGGGGACACTTTACTTGCAAGTCCGCAG GTAAGAAAAATCACTTTCACAGGCTCAACAGCAGTTGGAAAGAAGTTGATGGCTGGTGCAGCTGGGACTGTTAAGAAG GTATCTCTTGAACTTGGTGGCAATGCACCCTGCATAGTCTTTGATGATGCAGACCTGGATGTGGCAGTAAAAGGAACT ctTGGAGCAAAGTTCCGTAATACTGGACAGACATGTGTTTGTGCTAATAGGATTATGGTACAAGAAG GTATCTATGAGAAATTTGTGGATGCTTTTACGAAAGCTGTCCAGAAGCTCCAAGTTGGGCATGGCTTTAGTGAAGGAGTGGCCCAG GGTCCTTTAATCAATGAAGCAGCAGTACAAAAG GTTGAGTCATTTGTCAAAGATGCTACATCAAAG GGAGCAAAAGTTGTTCTTGGAGCCAAAAGGCATAGCCTTGGAATGACCTTTTATGAGCCTACAGTTCTCAGGGATGTCAAGAGTGATATGATTATAGCAAG AGATGAAGTATTTGGACCAGTCGCACCTGTTTTGCGTTTCAAAACTGAGGATGAAGCTCTCCGCATGGCCAATGATACCGATGCAG GGTTAGCTGCTTACATATTTACAAATAATGTACAACGATCATGGCGTGTTGCTGAAGCTCTTGAATATGGACTTGTTGGTGTCAATGAAGGGTTAATTTCAACAGAG GTGGCTCCTTTTGGAGGTGTCAAGCAGTCTGGTCTTGGACGAGAAGGTTCCAAGTATGGAATGGATGAATATTTGGAA GTTAAATACGTGTGCCTGGGAAATATGAGCAGCAAGTGA